One genomic segment of Pseudomonas sp. p1(2021b) includes these proteins:
- a CDS encoding PA3496 family putative envelope integrity protein: protein MSTDKDELSIDDEFPTSEDDIEPQVETAKTNLSKRRTIDNLLEERRLQKQLADFDYDL from the coding sequence ATGAGCACCGATAAAGACGAGCTGTCGATCGACGATGAATTTCCCACCTCGGAAGACGATATAGAGCCCCAGGTGGAAACGGCAAAGACCAACCTGAGCAAACGCCGCACCATCGATAACCTCCTCGAGGAGCGGCGTCTACAGAAACAACTCGCCGACTTCGACTACGACCTGTAG
- the nth gene encoding endonuclease III, with amino-acid sequence MNAAKRLEIFRRLHEDNPDPKTELAYTTPFELLIAVILSAQATDVGVNKATARLFPVANTPQAIHALGVEGLSEYIRTIGLYNSKAKNVIETCRLLIERHGGEVPQTREALEALPGVGRKTANVVLNTAFRQPTMAVDTHIFRVSNRTGIAPGKTVLEVEKKLLKFVPKDYLLDAHHWLILHGRYVCQARKPRCGACRIEDLCEYKQKTSDD; translated from the coding sequence ATGAATGCCGCCAAACGCCTGGAGATCTTTCGCAGGCTGCACGAAGACAACCCCGACCCAAAGACCGAACTGGCCTACACCACCCCTTTCGAGTTGCTCATTGCCGTCATCCTATCCGCCCAGGCGACGGATGTGGGTGTCAACAAGGCCACCGCGCGGTTGTTCCCGGTCGCCAACACGCCGCAGGCCATCCATGCCCTGGGCGTCGAAGGGCTGAGCGAATACATCAGGACCATCGGCCTCTACAACAGCAAGGCCAAGAATGTCATCGAGACCTGCCGCCTGCTGATCGAACGCCATGGCGGCGAAGTGCCTCAGACCCGCGAGGCCCTCGAAGCGCTGCCAGGCGTTGGCCGCAAGACCGCGAACGTCGTGCTCAATACAGCATTTCGTCAGCCTACCATGGCCGTCGACACGCACATCTTCCGGGTCAGCAACCGGACCGGTATCGCGCCCGGCAAGACGGTACTGGAAGTGGAAAAGAAGCTGCTCAAGTTCGTACCCAAGGATTACCTGCTCGATGCCCACCATTGGCTGATCCTGCATGGGCGCTATGTATGCCAGGCGCGCAAGCCACGTTGTGGGGCCTGCCGTATCGAGGACCTGTGCGAGTACAAACAGAAGACCTCTGACGATTGA
- a CDS encoding NADH:quinone oxidoreductase produces MNRFWLPGISVLALAGATSTLAQATAIGLCSVLLLSLHQALLIPLRRWLAGPWRLLASLLLLAALASSLQLGLQTWALPLAHSLGHYPALLCIQCLMADQLWPDGLGWRRLGLLLGSLLMLCILLGACRQWLATGVGMHLASLAPGGLMLLGGLLALYNRLRPGPAPSRRQGSL; encoded by the coding sequence ATGAATAGATTCTGGCTGCCCGGCATCAGCGTACTTGCCTTGGCTGGTGCGACGTCGACCTTGGCACAGGCCACTGCCATCGGGTTGTGTAGCGTGCTGCTCCTGAGCCTGCACCAGGCGTTGCTGATACCACTGCGCCGCTGGCTCGCTGGGCCCTGGCGTTTGCTGGCCAGCCTGTTGCTGCTCGCAGCGCTTGCCAGCAGCCTGCAACTGGGCCTGCAGACCTGGGCCCTGCCGCTGGCCCATTCACTTGGCCACTATCCAGCCCTGCTCTGCATACAATGCCTGATGGCGGACCAGTTATGGCCGGACGGGCTTGGCTGGCGACGCCTAGGCCTTTTGCTGGGCAGCCTGCTGATGCTGTGCATACTGCTCGGTGCCTGCCGTCAATGGTTGGCGACCGGGGTCGGCATGCATTTGGCAAGCCTGGCACCGGGCGGGTTGATGCTGCTCGGCGGCTTGCTGGCCCTGTACAATCGCCTGCGTCCGGGGCCAGCCCCCTCACGTCGTCAAGGAAGCCTTTGA
- a CDS encoding RnfABCDGE type electron transport complex subunit G: MNPSARSAVLLVLIGIFSLGSTLAWRHWTAPTRLEAERQLHNLRWLQALPAGSFDNQPLQAPVALGDIHLPHSRLLAGYRATLDGKPSAVLLHSQAQGYAGPITLAIAIDPAGRLVGIHVLEQQESPGLGDQLVDPRIHWLDQFTGRTQKGAWAIKRDHGDYDQLAGATVTSRAVIDALQDALRYFDAHRAILLEAHTDE, encoded by the coding sequence ATGAACCCTTCGGCGCGCAGTGCCGTACTGCTGGTGCTGATCGGCATCTTTTCGCTGGGCAGTACCCTGGCCTGGCGACATTGGACGGCGCCAACCCGCCTGGAGGCCGAGCGACAATTGCATAACCTGCGCTGGTTGCAGGCACTGCCTGCAGGTAGCTTCGACAACCAACCCCTGCAAGCCCCCGTGGCCTTGGGCGACATACACCTGCCCCACAGCCGCTTGCTGGCGGGCTACCGGGCAACCCTGGACGGCAAGCCGAGCGCTGTGCTGCTGCACAGCCAGGCACAGGGGTATGCGGGGCCGATCACCTTGGCGATCGCCATAGACCCAGCCGGACGCCTGGTCGGCATTCACGTCCTTGAACAACAGGAAAGCCCAGGCCTCGGGGACCAGTTGGTCGATCCACGCATCCACTGGTTGGACCAGTTCACAGGCCGCACCCAGAAAGGCGCCTGGGCCATCAAGCGCGACCACGGCGACTATGACCAACTGGCCGGTGCCACGGTCACCTCCCGCGCGGTGATCGACGCCCTGCAGGATGCCCTGCGCTATTTCGATGCTCACCGCGCGATCCTGCTGGAGGCACATACCGATGAATAG
- a CDS encoding RnfABCDGE type electron transport complex subunit D, protein MPAPDPRLRRAMGLVLLACAPGLLALFWLHGWGVLFNLLLCAGTALGCEALLLALRGQSPLPALADGSALVSAVLLAAALPSLAPWWLPVIATSVAIGIGKQAFGGVGRNLFNPAMLGYAFVLLSFPLQMNQWPGQPAGFMEAVQHLFGAPAHVDAWATPTALDGLRHNRSLTLEELFAQHPGFGTIGGRGSEWVNLTFLVGGLLLWQRKVIAWHAPAGLLAGIFLFSLLCWNGSGSDSNGSPLLHLFSGSTMLAAFFIATEPVSGPRSALARLVFGFGAGLLIYLIRTWGSYPDGTAFAILLMNLAVPALERQAARHSQASP, encoded by the coding sequence ATGCCAGCGCCTGACCCGCGGCTGCGCAGGGCCATGGGCCTGGTGCTGCTGGCCTGTGCGCCCGGCTTACTGGCCCTGTTCTGGCTGCACGGCTGGGGCGTGTTGTTCAACCTGCTGCTCTGTGCCGGCACCGCCTTGGGCTGCGAAGCCTTGCTGTTGGCCCTGCGCGGCCAATCGCCGCTGCCTGCATTGGCTGATGGCAGCGCGCTGGTCAGCGCCGTGCTGTTGGCCGCAGCCCTGCCCAGCCTGGCACCGTGGTGGTTGCCGGTCATCGCCACGAGCGTGGCGATCGGTATTGGCAAGCAAGCCTTCGGCGGTGTCGGGCGCAACCTGTTCAACCCGGCGATGCTCGGCTATGCCTTCGTCCTGCTGAGTTTCCCCCTGCAGATGAACCAATGGCCAGGCCAGCCGGCAGGTTTTATGGAGGCGGTGCAGCATCTGTTCGGCGCGCCGGCGCACGTCGATGCCTGGGCCACTCCGACGGCGCTGGACGGGCTGCGCCACAATCGCAGCCTGACCCTCGAGGAACTGTTCGCCCAACACCCAGGCTTTGGCACGATCGGCGGGCGCGGCAGCGAATGGGTGAACCTCACGTTCCTGGTCGGCGGGCTGCTCCTCTGGCAACGCAAGGTCATCGCCTGGCATGCCCCTGCAGGCCTGCTGGCCGGTATATTCCTGTTCAGTCTGCTGTGCTGGAACGGCTCGGGCTCCGATTCCAATGGCTCACCGCTGCTGCACCTGTTCTCCGGCTCGACCATGCTGGCGGCGTTCTTCATCGCCACCGAACCGGTATCCGGGCCCCGCAGCGCCTTGGCGCGCCTGGTGTTCGGCTTCGGCGCGGGCCTGCTGATCTACCTGATCCGCACCTGGGGCAGCTATCCCGACGGCACGGCGTTCGCCATCCTCCTGATGAACCTCGCCGTACCGGCCCTGGAGCGCCAGGCCGCACGCCATTCACAGGCCAGCCCATGA
- a CDS encoding Rnf-Nqr domain containing protein — MSDYVLVLVSAALVNHLILQRSPVSRPQLHVVGACSALAVMLGLIVGQLLQDLIFILQWQDLQLFLLLPLLALQALGLPKLLGQLRPAWRVDNLPSLLLGNTLVLGLLLQLGTLGQWLPSLGWGLAGGLGFWLALVLFDDLRQRTDHDDMPIALRGLPIELIGAGVMVMAFSGFNGLFTQ; from the coding sequence ATGAGCGACTACGTCCTGGTACTGGTCAGCGCTGCGCTGGTCAACCACCTGATCCTGCAGCGGTCGCCGGTTTCCCGCCCGCAGCTTCACGTAGTGGGTGCCTGCAGCGCCCTGGCGGTGATGTTGGGCTTGATCGTTGGGCAACTGCTGCAGGACCTGATATTTATCCTGCAATGGCAGGACCTGCAGTTGTTCCTGTTGCTGCCCTTGCTGGCATTGCAGGCCTTAGGCCTGCCCAAACTGCTCGGGCAGTTGCGGCCCGCTTGGCGGGTGGACAACCTGCCGTCCCTGCTGCTGGGCAACACCCTGGTGCTAGGCTTGCTATTGCAACTGGGCACGCTTGGCCAATGGCTCCCGTCACTCGGCTGGGGCCTGGCCGGGGGGCTTGGGTTCTGGCTTGCCCTGGTCCTGTTCGATGACCTGCGCCAACGCACGGATCACGACGACATGCCCATTGCCCTGCGCGGCCTGCCCATCGAACTGATCGGCGCAGGCGTGATGGTCATGGCGTTCTCCGGTTTCAACGGATTATTCACACAATGA
- the metG gene encoding methionine--tRNA ligase: MSEPRQILVTSALPYANGSIHLGHMLEYIQTDMWVRFQKLRGNQCIYVCADDAHGSAIMLRAEKEGITPEQLIANVQAEHSSDFADFLVDFDNFHSTHCEENRELSSLIYTRLREAGHIATRSVTQYYDPEKGMFLADRFIKGTCPKCAAEDQYGDNCEKCGATYAPTELKNPKSAISGATPELRDSQHFFFKLPDFQAMLQQWTRSGTLQDAVANKLAEWLDSGLQEWDISRDAPYFGFEIPGEPGKYFYVWLDAPIGYMASFKNLCARRPELDFDTFWKEDSKAELYHFIGKDIVNFHALFWPAMLEGAGFRKPTAINVHGYLTVNGAKMSKSRGTFIKARTYLDHLQPEYLRYYYASKLGRGVDDLDLNLDDFVQKVNSDLVGKVVNIASRCAGFIHKGNAGVLVAGDAAPELSEAFLAAAPSIAEAYENRDFARAMREIMALADRANAWIADKAPWSLAKQEGKQDEVQAICAQGINLFRQLVIFLKPVLPVLAADAEAFLNVAPLTWNDHLSRLENHTLNPFKALMSRIEPAKIEAMVAASKEDLAAAEAAAPAGNGELAKDPLSPEVEFDTFAAVDLRVALIVKAEAVEGADKLLRLTLDIGDERRNVFSGIKSAYPDPAKLEGRLTMMVANLKPRKMRFGVSEGMVMAAGPGGEEIYLLSPDSGAKPGQRIK, from the coding sequence ATGTCCGAGCCACGCCAGATTCTCGTCACCAGCGCCCTGCCCTATGCCAATGGTTCCATCCACCTTGGCCATATGCTCGAGTACATCCAGACGGACATGTGGGTTCGCTTCCAGAAGCTGCGCGGCAATCAGTGCATCTATGTCTGCGCCGACGACGCCCACGGTTCGGCCATCATGCTGCGTGCCGAGAAGGAAGGCATCACCCCCGAGCAATTGATCGCCAACGTCCAGGCCGAGCACAGCAGTGACTTCGCCGATTTCCTGGTCGATTTCGACAACTTCCACTCGACCCACTGCGAAGAGAACCGCGAGCTGTCGAGCCTGATCTACACCCGCCTGCGTGAAGCAGGGCACATCGCCACCCGTTCGGTCACCCAGTACTACGACCCCGAGAAGGGCATGTTCCTGGCCGACCGCTTCATCAAGGGCACCTGCCCCAAGTGCGCGGCCGAAGACCAGTACGGCGACAACTGCGAGAAATGCGGTGCCACCTACGCGCCCACCGAGCTGAAGAACCCCAAGTCGGCCATTTCCGGTGCCACGCCGGAGCTGCGCGACTCCCAGCACTTCTTCTTCAAGCTGCCTGACTTCCAGGCGATGCTGCAGCAGTGGACCCGCAGCGGCACCCTGCAGGACGCCGTCGCCAACAAGCTGGCCGAGTGGCTGGACTCGGGCCTGCAGGAGTGGGACATCTCCCGCGACGCGCCGTACTTCGGCTTCGAGATCCCAGGCGAGCCGGGCAAGTACTTCTACGTCTGGCTGGACGCACCGATCGGCTACATGGCCAGCTTCAAGAACCTGTGCGCACGCCGCCCGGAGCTGGACTTCGACACGTTCTGGAAAGAAGACTCCAAGGCCGAGCTGTACCACTTCATCGGCAAGGACATCGTCAACTTCCATGCCCTGTTCTGGCCGGCCATGCTCGAAGGCGCAGGCTTCCGCAAGCCGACCGCCATCAACGTGCACGGCTACCTGACGGTCAACGGCGCCAAGATGTCCAAGTCGCGCGGGACCTTCATCAAGGCGCGCACCTACCTGGACCACCTGCAGCCGGAATACCTGCGCTACTACTACGCCTCCAAGCTGGGCCGTGGCGTCGATGACCTGGACCTGAACCTCGACGACTTCGTGCAGAAGGTCAACTCCGACCTGGTCGGCAAGGTGGTCAACATCGCCAGCCGCTGCGCAGGGTTCATCCACAAGGGCAATGCAGGCGTTCTGGTCGCCGGCGATGCCGCCCCCGAGCTGAGCGAAGCCTTCCTGGCCGCCGCCCCGTCCATCGCCGAAGCCTACGAAAACCGTGACTTCGCCCGTGCCATGCGTGAAATCATGGCCCTGGCCGACCGGGCCAACGCCTGGATCGCCGACAAGGCGCCGTGGTCGCTGGCCAAGCAGGAAGGCAAGCAGGACGAGGTCCAGGCCATCTGCGCCCAGGGCATCAACCTGTTCCGCCAACTGGTGATCTTCCTCAAGCCGGTACTGCCCGTCCTGGCTGCCGACGCCGAGGCCTTCCTCAATGTCGCGCCGCTGACCTGGAACGACCACCTGTCGCGCCTGGAAAACCACACGCTCAACCCGTTCAAGGCCCTGATGAGCCGTATCGAGCCGGCCAAGATCGAAGCCATGGTCGCCGCCAGCAAGGAAGACCTTGCCGCTGCCGAAGCCGCAGCTCCCGCCGGCAACGGTGAACTGGCCAAGGACCCGCTGTCGCCGGAAGTCGAGTTCGATACCTTCGCCGCCGTCGACCTGCGCGTGGCACTCATCGTCAAGGCCGAGGCAGTCGAGGGCGCCGACAAGCTGCTGCGCCTGACCCTGGACATCGGTGACGAACGCCGCAACGTGTTCTCCGGCATCAAGTCGGCCTACCCCGACCCCGCCAAGCTCGAAGGCCGCCTGACCATGATGGTGGCCAACCTCAAGCCACGGAAGATGCGCTTCGGCGTGTCCGAAGGCATGGTCATGGCGGCCGGCCCTGGCGGTGAAGAAATCTACCTGCTGAGCCCCGACAGCGGCGCCAAGCCAGGTCAGCGCATCAAATAA
- the apbC gene encoding iron-sulfur cluster carrier protein ApbC, producing MSAVTHAAVEGVLRQYTDPYLNQDPVSAGCVRAIDIQGGQVNVRLQLGYAAGLFKNGWAQVLGTAIENLDGVSAATVSIDCVVGTHKGQAQVPAMANVKNIIAVASGKGGVGKSTTAANLALALAREGARVGILDADIYGPSQGVMFGIAEGTRPEVREQKWFVPIKAHGVEVMSMAFLTDDNTPMVWRGPMVSGALLQLVTQTAWDDLDYLVIDMPPGTGDIQLTLAQKVPVAGSVIVTTPQDLALLDAKKGVEMFRKVNIPVLGVVENMAVHICSNCGHAEHLFGEGGGQKLAAQYGVELLASLPLSMLIREQADNGKPTAIAEPESQIAMIYQELARQVGARIVLQEAAAPAMPNITISED from the coding sequence ATGAGTGCCGTCACACATGCCGCCGTCGAAGGCGTGCTTCGCCAGTACACCGACCCCTACCTGAACCAGGACCCGGTCAGCGCCGGTTGCGTGCGCGCCATCGACATCCAGGGCGGGCAGGTCAACGTACGCTTGCAGCTGGGCTATGCCGCCGGTTTGTTCAAGAACGGCTGGGCGCAGGTGCTGGGCACCGCCATCGAAAACCTCGACGGCGTGAGCGCGGCCACGGTTTCGATCGATTGCGTGGTCGGCACCCACAAGGGCCAGGCCCAGGTGCCGGCCATGGCCAACGTCAAGAACATCATCGCCGTGGCCTCGGGCAAGGGCGGGGTCGGCAAGTCGACCACCGCTGCCAACCTGGCCCTGGCCCTGGCCCGCGAGGGTGCCCGGGTGGGCATCCTCGATGCCGATATCTACGGCCCGAGCCAGGGCGTGATGTTCGGCATCGCCGAAGGTACCCGGCCAGAGGTGCGCGAACAGAAGTGGTTCGTGCCGATCAAGGCCCACGGCGTGGAAGTCATGTCCATGGCGTTTCTCACCGATGACAACACGCCGATGGTCTGGCGCGGCCCGATGGTCTCCGGGGCGTTGCTGCAACTGGTGACCCAGACCGCCTGGGATGACCTCGACTACCTGGTGATCGACATGCCACCCGGCACCGGCGACATCCAGCTGACCCTGGCGCAAAAGGTACCCGTCGCCGGTTCGGTGATCGTCACCACCCCGCAGGACCTGGCGCTGCTGGATGCGAAGAAGGGCGTGGAGATGTTCCGCAAGGTCAACATCCCAGTGTTGGGCGTGGTCGAGAACATGGCCGTGCACATTTGCTCGAACTGCGGCCATGCCGAGCACCTGTTCGGCGAAGGTGGTGGCCAGAAGCTCGCGGCCCAGTATGGCGTCGAACTGCTGGCCTCCCTGCCGCTGTCGATGTTGATCCGCGAGCAGGCCGATAACGGCAAGCCTACGGCCATCGCCGAGCCGGAAAGCCAGATCGCCATGATCTATCAGGAACTGGCTCGACAAGTGGGGGCGCGGATCGTGCTGCAGGAAGCGGCGGCGCCGGCGATGCCGAACATCACCATCAGCGAGGACTGA
- a CDS encoding cold-shock protein, whose translation MSNRQSGVVKWFNDEKGYGFITPQSGDDLFVHFKAIQADGFKTLKEGQAVTFVATRGQKGMQAEEVQIA comes from the coding sequence ATGTCCAATCGCCAATCCGGTGTTGTCAAGTGGTTCAACGATGAGAAGGGCTACGGCTTCATCACCCCTCAGTCGGGTGACGACCTGTTCGTACACTTCAAAGCCATCCAGGCTGACGGCTTCAAAACCCTGAAAGAAGGCCAGGCTGTTACTTTCGTCGCTACCCGCGGCCAGAAAGGCATGCAGGCTGAAGAAGTTCAAATCGCCTAA
- the dcd gene encoding dCTP deaminase, translating to MSIKSDKWIRRMAQEHGMIEPFVERQVRGGEDSRVISFGVSSYGYDVRCADEFKVFTNINSATVDPKNFDAGSFVDVKSDVCIIPPNSFALARTVEYFRIPRNVLTICLGKSTYARCGIIVNVTPLEPEWEGHVTLEFSNTTTLPAKIYANEGVAQMLFLESDEECEVSYKDRGGKYQGQRGVTLPRT from the coding sequence ATGAGCATCAAATCGGACAAGTGGATTCGCCGCATGGCGCAGGAACACGGCATGATCGAACCGTTCGTCGAGCGCCAGGTGCGCGGCGGCGAAGACAGCCGGGTCATTTCCTTCGGCGTCTCCAGCTACGGCTATGACGTGCGCTGCGCCGACGAATTCAAGGTGTTCACCAACATCAACTCGGCCACCGTCGACCCGAAGAACTTCGATGCCGGCAGCTTCGTCGACGTCAAGAGCGACGTATGCATCATCCCGCCGAACTCCTTCGCCCTGGCCCGCACCGTCGAATACTTCCGCATCCCGCGCAACGTATTGACCATCTGCCTGGGCAAGAGCACCTATGCCCGCTGCGGCATCATCGTCAACGTCACCCCGCTGGAGCCGGAGTGGGAAGGCCACGTGACCCTGGAGTTCTCCAATACCACCACGCTGCCGGCCAAGATCTACGCCAACGAAGGCGTGGCGCAGATGCTCTTCCTCGAATCCGATGAAGAATGTGAAGTGTCCTACAAGGATCGTGGCGGCAAGTACCAGGGCCAGCGCGGCGTCACTCTGCCACGCACCTGA
- a CDS encoding succinylglutamate desuccinylase/aspartoacylase family protein produces MHHSTHDLLSPVPGIARQLHSFHFGPRGGGKVYIQASLHADELPGMLVAWHLKRRLVELEQQGRLNQEVILVPVANPVGLEQVLLDAPLGRFELQSGENFNRNFVDLSDSIGDQIEGHLTQDPEHNRALIREYLRRGLDAHPARTPLQSQRLTLQRLACDADIVLDLHCDFEAVEHLYTTPEAWPQVEPLARYLGVQASLLATDSGGQSFDECFSLVWWQLQQRFGKQFPIPLGSFSVTVELRGQGDVCHDLAAKDCQGILDFLTHAGVIEGQAKALPPLAYPATPLAAVEPVVAPLGGLLVFHAKPGQYLEAGQLIAEVIDPLSDRVTAVRNVQAGLLYARSVRRMATAGMVIAHVAGEQVCRSGYLLAN; encoded by the coding sequence ATGCATCATTCGACCCACGACCTGCTGTCTCCCGTGCCGGGCATCGCCCGCCAGCTCCATAGCTTCCACTTCGGCCCGCGCGGTGGCGGCAAGGTCTATATCCAGGCCTCGCTGCACGCCGACGAATTGCCCGGCATGCTGGTGGCCTGGCACCTCAAGCGCCGTCTGGTCGAGCTGGAACAGCAAGGTCGGCTGAACCAAGAGGTGATCCTGGTTCCCGTGGCCAACCCGGTGGGCCTGGAGCAGGTGTTGCTGGATGCGCCCCTGGGGCGTTTCGAATTGCAAAGCGGGGAAAACTTCAACCGCAACTTCGTCGACCTGTCGGACAGCATCGGTGACCAGATCGAAGGCCACCTGACCCAGGACCCGGAACACAACCGGGCGTTGATCCGCGAATACCTGCGCCGCGGGTTGGACGCCCACCCGGCGCGCACCCCGTTGCAATCCCAGCGCCTGACCTTGCAGCGCCTGGCCTGTGATGCCGACATCGTGCTCGACCTGCACTGCGACTTCGAGGCGGTGGAACACCTGTACACCACACCTGAAGCCTGGCCCCAGGTCGAGCCACTGGCCCGCTACCTGGGCGTCCAGGCCAGCCTGCTGGCCACCGACTCAGGGGGCCAATCGTTCGACGAGTGCTTCAGCCTGGTGTGGTGGCAGTTGCAGCAGCGCTTCGGCAAGCAGTTCCCGATCCCCCTGGGCAGTTTCTCGGTGACGGTAGAGCTGCGCGGCCAGGGCGATGTCTGCCACGACCTGGCAGCCAAGGATTGCCAGGGCATCCTGGATTTCCTGACCCATGCCGGGGTCATCGAGGGGCAGGCCAAGGCATTGCCGCCCCTGGCCTACCCGGCAACGCCTCTGGCGGCCGTCGAACCGGTGGTGGCACCGTTGGGCGGTTTGCTGGTATTCCATGCCAAACCCGGGCAATACCTGGAAGCTGGCCAGTTGATCGCCGAAGTCATCGATCCGCTCAGCGACCGGGTGACTGCCGTGCGCAATGTCCAGGCCGGCTTGCTCTATGCGCGCAGCGTAAGACGCATGGCCACGGCAGGCATGGTCATTGCGCATGTGGCGGGCGAGCAGGTCTGCCGCAGCGGCTACCTGCTGGCCAACTGA